The sequence GGTAGTGGGCCACGATCACGCCGCCGGGCGAGACCATCGATTGGGCCAGCGTGAAGGCCGCCGGCGCCGCGTTATCATCAAACAGCCGCTTGCCGCCGCCAAGCAGCACCGGGTAGGTGAGCAGGCGCAGTTCGTCCACCAGGTCGTTGGCCAGCAGCTGTTGCATCAGCGTGCTGCTGCCCTGCACCAGCAGCACCGGCCCCTGGGTGCGCTTCAGCTCGCGCAGCCGGGCGATGATGTCCCGCCCCAGCCACTGGCTGTTCTGCCACGCCAGCGTCTCGCCGTGGTGGGTGGCGACGTATTTGGTGGCCTGATTGAATACGCGGGCGATATCGGCGGAAAACGGATCGGCCTCGTCGGTGATCTGCGGCCAGTAGCCGGCGAAAATGTCGTAGGTGCGCCGCCCCAGCAGCAGATCGAACGGCGCGGAGAAAAGATCGCCCATCGTTTCCGCAATGGCTTCATCCCAGTAGGGGGCTGTCCAGCCGCCGAAGCGAAAGCCGCCGCTGCGGTCTTCGTCCTGCCCGCCGGGCGCCTGCATCACGCCGTCGAGGCTGACGAAGGCGCTGGCAATAATCTGTCGCATGGCTGTCTCCTGCCGTTGAGTGCCAGCTGAAAGTTTAGCCGCCGCGCGGCGGCTGCGCCAACCGGCCGCTCAGGGCTGCAGCGCCTTGAGCAACGCCTGATGGAAACGCTCTGGTTCCTCCATTTGCGGCGCATGGCCCAGCCCGGCGAACTCGATCAGCGTGGCGTGCGGGATCAGCTTCGCCGCCTGTTTGCCCAGCTCCGCATAGTGGCCGATCCTGGCCTTGACCGCCGGCGGGGCGATATCGCTGCCGATGGCGGTGGTGTCGGCGGTGCCGATCATCAGCGTAGTGGGGGTTTGCAGATCCTTGAACTCGTAGTACACCGGCTGGGTGAAGATCATGTCGTAGATCAACGCCGAGTTCCACGCCACCAGGCGATGGCCCGGCCCGTTGTTCAGCCCGGCCAGCATATCCACCCAACGATCGTACTCCGGCTTCCAGCGGCCGCCGTAGTAGGTGCGCTGCTCATAGTTGCGGATACCCTCGGCGGTGGTGTTCAGCTCGCGCGCGAACCATTGATCGACGCTGCGCCACGGCACGCCTTTGGCCTTCCAGTCCTCGAGGCCGATCGGGTTGACCATGACCAATTGCTCCACTGCCTGCGGATACATCAGGCTGTAGCGCGTGGCCAGCATGCCGCCGGTGGAGTGGCCGATGACGATGGCCTTACTGATTTTCAGGTTCTGCAGCAGGCCGTGGGTGTTTTGCGCCAGCTGCTGGAAGCTGTACTGGTAATGCGCCGGCTTGGTGGAGGAGCAAAAGCCGATTTGATCCGGCGCGATGACGCGGTAACCGGCCTTGCTCAGCGCCTTGATGGTGTCCTGCCAGGTGGCGGCGCAGAAGTTTTTACCGTGCAGCAACAGCGCGGTGCGGCCGTTGGCGGCACCTTCCGGCGGCACGTCCATATAGCCCATTTTTAACGGCTGGCCCTGCGAGGTGAAGCTGAACTGCTGCAACGGGTAAGGGTAGTGAAAGCCCTGCAGCTCCGGGCCGAACTTAGGCGTTTCGGCGGCGGCGGGGAACGCGGCCAGCGTGGCGCACAGCAGCGCGCGACGGGTGAATCTCAGCATCCTGATCTCCTGAAAAACGGACGATAGCCGAGTATAGCCACAATCAGGGCGTCGGCGCGCCAGCAGTTTCAGATAATTCTGTAATGTTACGGCCCGATCCCAGGCAAGGTTCCGGCCACGGCCTTGTACACAGTGAACGCGGTCACGCCGCGCAATATTGGCGGAGCCTGAAGGTTTTATTTCAAGGCTAAGTTATGCGATGCTTAAGCATTATTTATGCAAAAGGATCCTCGCATGTCCGCTTTATCCCGCTGCGCTTTCAGCGAAGGCAGCGTCGCTTTGCCGGAAGGCTATGCCGATCGCACCGTCAACGTGCTGTTGGCCGGCGATGATGTTTCCCCCTCAATCAATATTT comes from Serratia sarumanii and encodes:
- a CDS encoding alpha/beta fold hydrolase; the protein is MLRFTRRALLCATLAAFPAAAETPKFGPELQGFHYPYPLQQFSFTSQGQPLKMGYMDVPPEGAANGRTALLLHGKNFCAATWQDTIKALSKAGYRVIAPDQIGFCSSTKPAHYQYSFQQLAQNTHGLLQNLKISKAIVIGHSTGGMLATRYSLMYPQAVEQLVMVNPIGLEDWKAKGVPWRSVDQWFARELNTTAEGIRNYEQRTYYGGRWKPEYDRWVDMLAGLNNGPGHRLVAWNSALIYDMIFTQPVYYEFKDLQTPTTLMIGTADTTAIGSDIAPPAVKARIGHYAELGKQAAKLIPHATLIEFAGLGHAPQMEEPERFHQALLKALQP
- a CDS encoding dihydrofolate reductase family protein, producing the protein MRQIIASAFVSLDGVMQAPGGQDEDRSGGFRFGGWTAPYWDEAIAETMGDLFSAPFDLLLGRRTYDIFAGYWPQITDEADPFSADIARVFNQATKYVATHHGETLAWQNSQWLGRDIIARLRELKRTQGPVLLVQGSSTLMQQLLANDLVDELRLLTYPVLLGGGKRLFDDNAAPAAFTLAQSMVSPGGVIVAHYRRAGAVTTGSFVVESAAAAQP